In Deltaproteobacteria bacterium, the sequence AGCTTGGAGAGGATCGCGTCCTGCTTCTGCTCGATGCCGGCGATGGACTCCTGCAGCTTGGCGAACGAACCGGATCCCTGGCAGCCGATCGAGAGGCTCGCGGCGATGCCGATGCCGACCGCACCGGTGATGAACTTGTTCTTCATGATGTCATGACTCCTCATGGTGGTTTTGCTTCGTTGCCGACCTGTCGTCGGCGGTGATTCGTGGTTTCAGACCCGGAAACGAGACGACCCCAGGTCCTGGGTAGGCCCTGGGGTCGTCGTCCGCCGCGGTGCCCGTCGTGAGGGGCGTGCGGCGGAGGTGCCGTCAGGGGCCGTCGGCGACAGCCCCCTTGGCGTGTGCACGCTTAGGGAGCGGTCTTGCCGTTCTTGATGGTCTCTTCGTAGACCTTGTCCTTCGCGATGCCCTTGGCGATGAGTGCGTCGGCCTTCTTCATTTCCTCGTCGATGAGGGCCTTGAACGCTTCCTTCGGCTGCGCGCCGCTCAGGTAGCGGCCGTTGATGAAGAATGCCGGGGTTCCCCGTGCGCCCAGCTGGATGCCGAGCTTCTGCTGATCCGCGATCTTCTTCTTGACCTCCGGATCTTCCATGTCCTTCTTGAACTGCTCGACGTTGAGTCCGATCTCCCCCGCCCACTTGGCGAAGTTCTCATCGGTCAAGTCCTTCATGTTCTCGAAGATCTTGTCGTGCATCTCCCAGAACTTGCCCTGCTTGCCGGCCGCTTCGGCCGCCTGCGCCGCTGGCTGGGCACGGTTGTGCATCGGCAGCGGGTTGTTGTGGTAGACGACGCGAACGTCACCCTTGTACTCGTCGACGATTTCCTTGAGGGTCGGACCGACCCTCCCGCAGAACGGTCATTGGAAATCGGACCACTCGACGATCGTGACCTTCGCGTCGTCGGGGCCCTTGGACCAGCCAGAGACTGGAACCTTGTAGGTGACCTTGGGATCGGGCTGACCAGGGCGAGGGCCCTTGTCGGCACCGGGCTTCTGCGGCCCAGCTGCGGGTGCGTTGCCGATCTTCTGCTCGAGGGTGTCCAGTTTGGCGAGGATGGCGTCCTGCTTCTGCTCGATTCCAGCGATGGACTCTTGCAGCTTGGCGAACGATCCCGACCCCTGACAGCCCACCAGCAAGCCGGCGGCACCGAGCCAGGCGAGGCTCGGGTATCTGGGTTTCATGCGATATTGCTCCTTGGCGCTTGTGAAAGCGAAGACTCCCGACCCCTTGGGGACTTTGGGGGTTCCCGCGGCCCCAAGAACGTCGAGTGGGCGCGGAGCATA encodes:
- a CDS encoding DsbA family protein, whose protein sequence is MVDEYKGDVRVVYHNNPLPMHNRAQPAAQAAEAAGKQGKFWEMHDKIFENMKDLTDENFAKWAGEIGLNVEQFKKDMEDPEVKKKIADQQKLGIQLGARGTPAFFINGRYLSGAQPKEAFKALIDEEMKKADALIAKGIAKDKVYEETIKNGKTAP